A single region of the Parasphingorhabdus litoris DSM 22379 genome encodes:
- a CDS encoding CpaF family protein: protein MSAFGKKNGLGGGRPSFGVAKPMSGGGGPKPQDKEELDKPAGGGQFPPIDAVPLPGEQQTAGGPDKDDAMSRLAERSNPLPEETDKDEGFGASVHKIKEQVLPRLLERVDPEAAATLNKEELTEEFRPIIMEVLTELKLTLNRREQFALEKVLVDELLGFGPLEELLQDPDISDIMVNGPEQTYIEKKGKLEIAPIQFRDEEHLFQIAQRIVNQVGRRVDQTTPLADARLADGSRVNVIVPPLSLKGTAISIRKFSDKPITLDMMQGFGSMSTAMCTALKIAGACRFNVVISGGTGSGKTTMLNAMSKMIDPGERVLTIEDAAELRLQQPHWLPLETRPPNLEGEGAITIGDLVKNALRMRPDRIILGEIRGAECFDLLAAMNTGHDGSMCTLHANSPRECLGRMENMILMGDIKIPKEAISRQIAESVDLIIQVKRLRDGSRRTTNITEVIGMEGDVIVTQELFKYQYLDEDADGKIIGEYQSSGLRPYTLEKARQYGFEQPLLEACL, encoded by the coding sequence ATGAGCGCATTTGGTAAGAAAAATGGATTGGGTGGCGGAAGACCGTCATTTGGCGTCGCGAAACCTATGTCTGGCGGTGGCGGACCAAAGCCTCAGGATAAGGAAGAGCTGGATAAACCAGCTGGAGGCGGTCAATTTCCGCCAATAGACGCCGTTCCTCTGCCCGGTGAGCAACAAACAGCCGGTGGCCCCGACAAAGATGATGCGATGTCGCGCCTTGCCGAGCGGTCCAATCCGCTACCGGAAGAGACCGACAAGGACGAAGGCTTTGGTGCCTCCGTGCACAAAATTAAGGAACAGGTGCTTCCTCGCTTGCTGGAACGCGTTGATCCAGAAGCGGCGGCAACGCTCAACAAGGAAGAGTTGACCGAAGAATTCCGCCCAATCATCATGGAAGTGCTGACCGAGCTGAAACTGACATTGAACCGGCGCGAGCAATTTGCGCTGGAAAAAGTGCTGGTTGACGAGCTACTTGGTTTTGGACCGCTGGAGGAATTGCTTCAGGATCCAGATATTTCCGATATCATGGTCAATGGCCCCGAACAGACCTATATCGAGAAAAAAGGTAAGCTTGAAATCGCGCCAATCCAGTTCCGCGATGAAGAACATCTTTTCCAGATCGCACAGCGTATTGTGAACCAGGTTGGCCGCCGCGTCGACCAGACTACGCCGCTTGCCGACGCCCGTCTAGCCGATGGTTCTCGTGTGAACGTCATTGTGCCGCCGCTCAGCCTTAAAGGCACAGCGATCTCGATTCGTAAATTCTCCGACAAGCCAATTACCCTCGATATGATGCAGGGCTTTGGTTCGATGTCGACAGCCATGTGTACGGCGCTGAAAATTGCGGGTGCTTGCCGTTTTAACGTCGTTATATCTGGCGGTACGGGTTCTGGTAAAACGACCATGCTCAACGCCATGTCGAAAATGATCGATCCCGGTGAGCGCGTGCTGACCATCGAGGATGCTGCCGAGCTTCGCTTACAGCAACCCCACTGGCTACCGCTTGAAACCCGCCCGCCCAACCTGGAAGGCGAAGGCGCGATTACCATTGGTGACCTGGTGAAAAACGCCCTGCGTATGCGTCCTGACCGGATCATCCTTGGTGAGATTCGTGGTGCCGAATGTTTCGACCTTCTCGCCGCCATGAACACGGGCCATGATGGCTCCATGTGTACGCTTCACGCCAACTCTCCGCGCGAGTGTCTCGGCCGTATGGAAAACATGATTTTGATGGGTGACATCAAGATCCCGAAAGAAGCGATTTCGCGTCAGATTGCAGAATCGGTTGATCTGATCATTCAGGTGAAGCGTCTGCGCGATGGTTCACGTCGCACCACCAACATTACCGAAGTGATCGGTATGGAAGGCGACGTGATCGTGACCCAGGAATTGTTCAAATATCAATATCTGGACGAGGATGCTGACGGCAAGATTATTGGCGAATATCAGTCCTCTGGCCTGCGCCCTTACACGCTTGAAAAAGCGCGGCAATACGGCTTTGAACAGCCCCTGCTCGAGGCTTGTCTCTAA
- the mmsB gene encoding 3-hydroxyisobutyrate dehydrogenase: MKIGFIGLGNMGGGMAANLAKAGHEVHAFDLSGEALAKAGEAGCHPVSDAADAVRHMEAVVTMLPAGKHVRSVYANDVIINAGPGTLVLDCSTIDVDSARDVADMAKAKNIVPVDAPVSGGIAAANGGTLTFMVGGSEEAFKRAEPILSDMGKAVIHAGDNGAGQAAKICNNMLLGASMIATCETFKMAEKLGLDLQNFYDISSKASGQNWSMTSYCPVPGVGPQSPADNGYEGGFAAALMLKDLRLAMEAAESAGAQVPMGEKAQALYEQYAEVNGQGDMDFSGIIKMLDD; the protein is encoded by the coding sequence ATGAAAATCGGATTTATCGGTCTCGGCAATATGGGCGGCGGCATGGCTGCCAATCTGGCGAAGGCGGGGCATGAAGTGCATGCGTTCGACTTGTCTGGCGAAGCGCTCGCCAAGGCAGGGGAGGCGGGTTGTCATCCTGTCAGTGATGCCGCCGATGCTGTCCGCCACATGGAAGCTGTGGTGACGATGCTGCCAGCCGGGAAACATGTCCGATCCGTCTACGCCAATGATGTGATTATCAACGCTGGGCCCGGAACATTGGTGCTGGATTGCTCCACCATCGACGTCGATAGCGCGCGAGATGTTGCTGATATGGCTAAAGCCAAGAATATTGTTCCAGTCGATGCGCCGGTGTCAGGCGGTATCGCTGCGGCCAATGGCGGTACTCTGACCTTCATGGTTGGCGGCAGTGAAGAGGCGTTTAAACGGGCCGAACCCATTTTGTCAGATATGGGCAAGGCTGTGATACATGCCGGTGACAATGGAGCGGGGCAGGCGGCTAAGATCTGCAATAACATGCTTCTCGGTGCTTCCATGATTGCGACCTGCGAAACGTTCAAAATGGCGGAAAAGTTGGGTCTCGACCTTCAGAACTTTTACGATATTTCCTCGAAGGCATCGGGCCAGAACTGGTCGATGACAAGCTATTGCCCTGTGCCTGGTGTTGGCCCGCAAAGTCCGGCAGATAATGGCTATGAAGGCGGCTTCGCTGCAGCTTTGATGCTGAAAGATCTGCGTCTCGCGATGGAAGCAGCGGAAAGCGCGGGTGCGCAGGTTCCCATGGGCGAGAAGGCGCAGGCTCTCTATGAGCAATATGCCGAAGTAAACGGGCAGGGCGACATGGACTTTTCCGGCATTATCAAAATGTTGGATGATTGA
- a CDS encoding DMT family transporter, with translation MDPLLIGRILQADKNIGKTVAGSGILLALIAFSGFPIGDAFIKSMAGDWPAPAVAALRFTIGAIALAAILYWREGRAGFQISRPWLHAARGLTLAVGTITFFSAIFIMPLADAVAISFINPILTALFSGWFLKEKMRPATWLATIVAFGGVLIMLRPNVAAFGWVAILPLITAVAMAAMLILNRMVSSQRSIFAAQFYIAFWAAIFLSIASVAGHFLLPVMFVPGAPDWDVILRCAIVAVTATGCHFLLYMATMRTTAAAIAPIVYIQLIVASLISVFIFGDAIDPLALVGGSLILLSGLFLWRSERRAAPVVEA, from the coding sequence TTGGACCCTCTTTTGATTGGACGGATATTGCAGGCGGATAAAAATATTGGAAAGACAGTAGCGGGCAGCGGTATCTTGCTGGCGCTGATTGCTTTTTCCGGTTTTCCGATTGGTGATGCGTTTATCAAGTCGATGGCAGGCGACTGGCCGGCCCCGGCGGTTGCGGCATTGCGTTTTACTATCGGCGCCATCGCTTTGGCGGCCATTCTGTACTGGCGTGAAGGCAGGGCGGGTTTCCAGATCAGCCGGCCCTGGCTGCATGCCGCGCGGGGCCTAACTTTGGCGGTCGGAACCATAACCTTTTTTTCTGCCATTTTCATCATGCCGCTGGCGGATGCTGTCGCGATATCTTTTATCAATCCGATCCTGACCGCCTTGTTTTCCGGTTGGTTTTTGAAGGAGAAAATGCGGCCGGCGACATGGCTGGCGACGATTGTCGCTTTTGGCGGCGTGTTGATCATGCTCAGACCCAATGTCGCGGCCTTCGGTTGGGTCGCCATATTGCCACTTATCACTGCTGTGGCGATGGCCGCCATGCTGATCCTGAACCGCATGGTGTCCAGCCAGCGTTCGATATTTGCAGCGCAATTTTATATCGCTTTCTGGGCCGCCATATTTTTGTCAATTGCCTCTGTTGCAGGGCATTTTCTGCTTCCGGTGATGTTTGTCCCGGGAGCGCCCGATTGGGATGTGATCCTGCGCTGCGCAATTGTGGCCGTAACCGCCACTGGTTGCCATTTTCTGCTCTATATGGCGACTATGCGGACGACAGCGGCGGCCATTGCACCAATTGTCTATATCCAGCTGATCGTCGCATCGCTGATCAGCGTGTTTATATTTGGAGATGCGATTGATCCACTGGCACTGGTGGGCGGCAGCTTGATCCTGCTCAGCGGGTTGTTTCTGTGGCGCAGCGAACGCCGCGCGGCACCGGTTGTAGAGGCTTAG
- a CDS encoding enoyl-CoA hydratase/isomerase family protein encodes MTEDLIIRKTGRVGHISLNRPKVIHSLNLAMCEAMRDTLIEWRDDDNVEAVLIDHSEGRGFCAGGDIAMLQASGKKDGKEGREFFYKEYQLNHLLFEYPKPVVAFMDGITMGGGVGISQPAKYRVATENTRFAMPETGIGLFPDVGGGWFLSRLEGRLGQFLALTGARLDGAECKEVGLATHYVPSENLEEAKERISENPDRIDGILGQLSGSVPAARIAENLDKIDKFFASDIYEDILAALDADDSDWAAKERDTLGTKSPQTCKVALRQLKEGTGMTTFADEMRNEYRIASRVLVRHDFIEGVRALIVDKDNDPKWNPATPEETTDELIDSIFAPLPVEEEWKPL; translated from the coding sequence ATGACAGAAGATCTCATCATCAGGAAAACCGGCCGGGTCGGGCATATCAGCCTGAACCGCCCTAAAGTCATCCACTCACTCAATCTCGCGATGTGCGAGGCAATGCGCGATACACTGATTGAATGGCGCGATGACGACAACGTCGAAGCTGTGTTAATCGATCACAGTGAAGGCCGCGGATTTTGTGCCGGCGGTGACATTGCGATGTTGCAGGCATCCGGCAAAAAAGATGGTAAAGAAGGGCGTGAGTTTTTCTATAAGGAATATCAGCTCAACCATCTGTTGTTCGAATATCCAAAGCCGGTGGTGGCCTTCATGGATGGTATCACGATGGGCGGCGGTGTCGGGATTTCCCAGCCAGCCAAATATCGGGTAGCGACCGAAAATACCCGCTTTGCGATGCCGGAAACTGGTATCGGGCTATTCCCAGATGTTGGCGGCGGTTGGTTTTTGTCGCGGTTGGAGGGGCGTTTAGGCCAGTTTCTGGCGCTGACCGGCGCGCGTTTGGACGGGGCGGAATGCAAGGAGGTCGGACTGGCAACCCATTATGTGCCATCGGAAAATCTCGAGGAAGCAAAGGAGCGGATCAGCGAGAATCCGGACCGTATTGATGGCATATTGGGCCAGTTGTCAGGCTCTGTGCCTGCAGCCCGGATCGCCGAAAATTTGGATAAGATAGATAAATTTTTCGCGTCCGACATTTATGAAGATATTCTCGCTGCGCTGGACGCAGACGATAGCGATTGGGCGGCCAAAGAACGGGATACGCTGGGCACAAAAAGTCCGCAAACCTGCAAGGTTGCACTCCGCCAGCTGAAAGAGGGTACGGGTATGACAACATTTGCTGATGAAATGCGCAATGAGTATCGCATCGCATCGCGGGTTTTGGTCCGGCATGACTTTATCGAGGGTGTTCGCGCCTTGATTGTCGACAAGGACAATGACCCCAAATGGAATCCAGCAACACCCGAGGAAACAACTGACGAACTGATCGACAGCATTTTTGCGCCCTTGCCGGTAGAAGAGGAATGGAAACCGCTATGA
- a CDS encoding ATP synthase F1 subunit epsilon, whose product MANLHFELVTPEKLVRSDDVHMVVVPGTEGDFGVLAGHAPFMSTIRDAELSIYTSEGAEAEVITVQGGFAEVNEKGLTVLAEAVS is encoded by the coding sequence ATGGCAAACCTACATTTCGAACTCGTAACTCCTGAAAAGCTCGTCCGGTCGGACGATGTTCACATGGTCGTTGTCCCCGGCACAGAGGGCGATTTTGGCGTACTGGCTGGCCATGCGCCGTTTATGTCGACCATCCGCGATGCAGAGCTGTCCATCTACACCAGCGAAGGCGCAGAGGCCGAAGTGATCACCGTTCAGGGCGGTTTTGCCGAAGTGAATGAAAAAGGCCTGACGGTTCTCGCGGAAGCCGTTTCCTAA
- a CDS encoding VOC family protein has product MTISYDGDLTVSMGVSDIDASIEWYANILNFELLYKNEEIAWGEMSTGLANVNLGLSQVETVEKGGGATPVWGVKDIVEAKASLDAAEVKQDGEIQHIPGLVKLLTFYDPDDNAMMLFENDNQ; this is encoded by the coding sequence ATGACTATTAGCTATGACGGTGATCTGACCGTCTCCATGGGCGTGAGCGACATTGACGCATCGATCGAATGGTATGCGAATATCCTGAATTTTGAGCTTCTCTACAAGAACGAGGAAATTGCCTGGGGCGAAATGTCTACGGGACTAGCGAACGTCAATCTGGGCCTTAGTCAGGTCGAGACAGTGGAAAAAGGCGGCGGCGCAACTCCGGTATGGGGTGTAAAGGACATTGTTGAAGCGAAAGCCAGTCTGGACGCGGCGGAGGTAAAGCAGGATGGGGAAATCCAACATATTCCCGGTCTGGTGAAATTGCTGACCTTCTATGACCCCGATGACAATGCGATGATGTTATTCGAGAATGACAATCAATGA
- a CDS encoding enoyl-CoA hydratase-related protein: MTYETILTEKNGQVTLITLNRPKSLNALNSEVLDELISAFAAFEADETQLCAVLTGSGDKAFAAGADIKEMYEKAAADFYLEDFFSKWTSQIVKSTRKPWIAAVNGFALGGGCELAMMADFIIASENAKFGQPEIKLGVAPGMGGSQRLTRAVGKSKSMDMCLTGRMMDAEEAERSGLVARVVPHDQLLDEAVKAAGTIASMPPMAIQVNKEMVNAAFETMLDQGLLHERRLFQILTATEDKAEGMAAFIEKREGNWKGR; this comes from the coding sequence ATGACCTATGAAACAATTCTGACCGAGAAAAACGGGCAAGTGACCCTGATTACGTTGAATCGGCCCAAGTCGCTCAACGCGCTGAACAGCGAGGTTCTGGACGAGTTGATCAGTGCCTTTGCAGCCTTTGAAGCGGACGAAACACAGCTTTGTGCGGTGCTCACCGGTTCGGGTGACAAGGCTTTTGCGGCGGGTGCAGATATCAAGGAAATGTATGAGAAAGCTGCGGCTGATTTCTATTTGGAGGATTTTTTCTCCAAATGGACCAGTCAGATTGTGAAGTCGACCCGCAAACCCTGGATTGCAGCGGTGAATGGCTTCGCATTGGGCGGGGGCTGTGAATTGGCGATGATGGCGGATTTCATCATTGCCAGTGAAAACGCTAAATTTGGTCAGCCGGAAATCAAACTGGGCGTTGCGCCGGGCATGGGCGGATCACAACGCCTGACCCGTGCGGTGGGCAAGTCCAAATCGATGGACATGTGCCTGACCGGCCGGATGATGGATGCCGAGGAAGCGGAACGGTCGGGACTGGTTGCTCGCGTCGTACCGCATGACCAACTGCTCGACGAGGCTGTTAAAGCTGCTGGCACGATCGCCTCGATGCCGCCCATGGCGATTCAGGTGAACAAGGAAATGGTCAATGCCGCGTTTGAAACGATGCTGGATCAAGGCCTGTTACACGAGCGTCGCCTGTTCCAGATTTTGACCGCTACCGAGGACAAGGCCGAAGGCATGGCCGCGTTTATTGAGAAGCGGGAAGGCAATTGGAAGGGGCGCTAA
- a CDS encoding winged helix-turn-helix transcriptional regulator — protein MSILPLSTVLALSRYRWSIAILATLSGKGARFVEILNRVGLSRDSLSRALEQLIESGWVIRNPGHGHPLRPEYLLTESGEALARVASSIITTQNRLEIPVQDMTRWTLPLVHVLADGQNRFSAIERALPEASPRAVSLSLKASTAQRLVQRKVLDGFPPTTEYLLAKNGKYFAEALEIS, from the coding sequence ATGTCAATTTTGCCTCTATCGACGGTTCTTGCGCTCAGCCGCTATCGCTGGTCGATAGCGATACTGGCGACGCTTTCTGGCAAAGGCGCGCGTTTTGTGGAGATATTAAACCGTGTCGGCCTGTCGCGTGACAGCCTGTCCCGGGCTTTGGAACAGCTGATTGAATCAGGCTGGGTGATCCGCAATCCGGGGCATGGTCATCCATTGCGTCCGGAATATCTGCTGACAGAAAGCGGTGAGGCGTTAGCGCGAGTGGCCAGTTCCATTATCACGACTCAGAACCGTCTGGAGATCCCGGTGCAAGACATGACCCGCTGGACCCTGCCGCTGGTTCATGTTCTCGCTGACGGACAGAACCGGTTCAGTGCGATAGAGCGGGCTTTGCCCGAAGCATCACCGCGCGCAGTTTCGCTCAGCTTGAAAGCCTCGACAGCACAGCGACTTGTGCAAAGAAAGGTGCTCGACGGATTCCCGCCGACGACAGAATATCTTCTCGCGAAAAACGGTAAATATTTCGCCGAAGCTTTGGAGATATCTTAG